A single region of the Paramicrobacterium fandaimingii genome encodes:
- a CDS encoding methionine ABC transporter ATP-binding protein codes for MPIVSLRDVTKSYPSPTTKGEFVNAIDNVSLDIERGEVFGIIGYSGAGKSTLVRLINALEPVTSGTVEVDGTDITGLGERDLRTMRLEIGMIFQQFNLFTSKTVAKNIAYPLVIAGMPRAERRRRVAELLDFVGLSDKGRSYPDQLSGGQKQRVGIARALATNPRILLADEATSALDPETTHEVLGLLDRVNRELGITIVVITHEMDVIRSIASRVAVMEQGRIIEKGEVFDVFSNPQHPASRRFVSTVVKGIPEPTEVTALRSRHGGRIVTFSFRDGDRSQSEVFVELSRSNVGFELVYGGINDIRGRAFGHLTLALHGDDSAIDGALRTIGATIDVVEAA; via the coding sequence GTGCCGATCGTCAGCCTCAGAGATGTGACGAAATCGTACCCCTCACCCACAACGAAGGGTGAGTTCGTCAACGCCATCGACAACGTCAGTCTCGATATCGAGCGGGGCGAGGTCTTCGGAATCATCGGCTACTCGGGTGCAGGCAAGTCGACGCTCGTGCGCCTGATCAATGCGCTCGAGCCGGTGACGAGCGGCACCGTTGAGGTGGACGGCACCGACATCACCGGGCTCGGGGAACGCGATCTGCGCACCATGCGGCTCGAGATCGGCATGATCTTTCAGCAGTTCAATCTGTTCACCTCCAAGACCGTTGCGAAGAACATCGCGTATCCACTTGTGATCGCCGGGATGCCGCGCGCCGAGCGCCGACGTCGCGTCGCTGAGCTTCTCGACTTCGTCGGCCTCTCAGACAAAGGGCGCAGCTACCCTGATCAGCTCTCGGGGGGACAGAAGCAGCGCGTCGGCATCGCACGCGCGCTCGCAACGAACCCGCGCATTCTGCTCGCAGACGAGGCGACAAGCGCGCTCGACCCCGAGACGACGCACGAGGTGCTGGGACTTCTCGACCGCGTCAACCGCGAACTCGGCATCACAATTGTCGTCATCACCCACGAGATGGACGTCATCAGATCGATTGCGAGCCGCGTCGCCGTCATGGAGCAGGGACGCATCATCGAGAAGGGCGAGGTGTTCGATGTGTTCAGCAATCCACAGCATCCAGCCTCGCGCCGATTTGTCTCAACGGTGGTCAAGGGCATCCCCGAGCCGACCGAGGTGACGGCGCTTCGCTCACGCCACGGCGGCCGCATTGTGACGTTCTCTTTTCGCGATGGTGATCGTTCGCAGTCCGAGGTGTTCGTCGAGCTCTCCCGCTCGAATGTCGGATTCGAACTCGTGTATGGCGGAATCAACGACATTCGAGGGAGGGCATTCGGGCACCTCACTCTTGCGCTTCACGGCGACGATTCAGCTATCGACGGTGCCCTGCGCACCATCGGAGCGACGATCGACGTGGTGGAGGCCGCCTGA
- a CDS encoding methionine ABC transporter permease translates to MDQIIDLLPTLLEATGETLYLVSISLIFGGIGGLVLGLALYVTRRGGIYANRGVFTVLNVIVNFFRPIPFIIFIPAMQPLIRPVIGTGIGNNAMIMAISLAAIFGISRIVEQNLVTVPHGVLEASRASGASRLRTIWSVVLPEALGPLILGYTFIFVAIVEMSALAGYLGGGGLGSFAIQWGFRQFEPVVTWSAVIVIVIIVQVVQYLGNTLARKVLRR, encoded by the coding sequence ATGGATCAGATCATCGACCTTCTGCCCACGCTTCTCGAGGCAACGGGAGAGACGCTCTACCTTGTCTCGATCAGCTTGATCTTCGGAGGCATTGGGGGACTGGTTCTCGGGCTCGCCCTCTATGTCACCCGGCGCGGCGGCATCTACGCGAATCGGGGCGTCTTCACTGTGCTGAACGTCATCGTGAACTTCTTCAGACCGATTCCGTTCATCATCTTCATTCCCGCGATGCAGCCACTGATTCGTCCAGTGATCGGAACCGGGATCGGCAACAATGCGATGATCATGGCGATCTCGCTCGCGGCGATCTTCGGCATCAGCCGCATTGTCGAGCAGAACCTCGTGACGGTGCCTCATGGCGTGCTCGAGGCATCCCGGGCATCGGGGGCGAGCCGCCTGCGCACCATCTGGTCTGTCGTGCTGCCCGAGGCGCTGGGTCCGCTGATTCTCGGGTACACATTCATCTTCGTCGCGATCGTCGAGATGTCGGCGCTCGCAGGCTACCTGGGCGGGGGAGGCCTGGGATCCTTCGCCATCCAATGGGGCTTCAGGCAGTTCGAACCCGTCGTGACGTGGTCGGCAGTGATTGTGATCGTGATTATCGTGCAGGTCGTTCAATACCTTGGCAACACGCTGGCGCGCAAAGTGCTGCGCCGCTGA
- a CDS encoding MarR family winged helix-turn-helix transcriptional regulator: protein MADSHDEVDRIVTAWERERPDLTFSPLQVLSRVGRLSRHLERARRDAFTRSKLESWEFDVLSALRRAGDPFTLSPKQLLTQTLVSSGTMTNRIDRLVTRGLVERRTDPNDGRGILVVMSPTGLAQVDAAITRLVDAESELLSTLDADDQQTLAMLLRRLLLGFDDV, encoded by the coding sequence ATGGCAGATTCACACGACGAGGTCGACCGCATTGTGACGGCGTGGGAACGCGAGCGCCCCGACCTCACGTTCTCGCCCCTGCAGGTTCTCTCGCGTGTCGGGCGGCTCTCACGCCACCTCGAGCGTGCGCGTCGCGATGCGTTCACGCGATCGAAGCTGGAGTCCTGGGAATTCGATGTGCTTTCTGCATTGAGGCGCGCGGGCGATCCCTTCACGCTGAGTCCGAAGCAGCTTCTGACGCAGACGCTCGTGTCGAGCGGCACAATGACAAACCGCATCGACCGTCTGGTCACCCGCGGCCTCGTCGAACGCAGAACCGACCCCAACGACGGGCGCGGAATTCTCGTCGTCATGTCGCCGACGGGGCTTGCTCAGGTGGATGCCGCGATCACGAGGCTCGTCGATGCGGAATCTGAGCTTCTCAGCACTCTCGACGCCGACGATCAGCAAACCCTGGCGATGCTGCTTCGAAGGCTTCTGCTCGGCTTCGACGACGTGTGA
- the glmU gene encoding bifunctional UDP-N-acetylglucosamine diphosphorylase/glucosamine-1-phosphate N-acetyltransferase GlmU, whose amino-acid sequence MSDKKLAVVILAAGQGTRMKSRLPKLLHPLAGAPMLSHVLATARALDAEHIVTVVRHERDRVAEVVVSELPTSLVVDQDETPGTGRAVEQAVEALPSDFDGDVLVINGDVPLLDSTTLTQLIQKHRTAVASATLLSAVLEDATGYGRIIREKDGSLDRIVEQKDASAAELAVTEINAGVYVFAAPALRRELMKLTTDNAQAEKYITDVVEHLRATGEAVSAVPVSEPWVIEGVNDRVQLSAAAARLNSLIVRGWQREGVTVHDPASTWIDIKASFAPDVTIKPGTQVLGATIVAAGAEIGPDTTLVDCEIGEDAVVKRTDATLAVIGAGAVVGPFSYLRAGTILGENGKIGAFVETKNANIGVGSKVPHLSYVGDATVGEGANIGAGTIFANYDGVNKHSSVIGSHVRTGSHNVFVAPITIGDGAYTGAGTVVRKSVPAGALAINVAPQRNMDGWTTANRPGTAAADAAAAAEPEE is encoded by the coding sequence ATGAGCGATAAAAAACTGGCCGTCGTCATTCTCGCCGCTGGTCAGGGGACGCGAATGAAATCGCGGTTGCCCAAGTTGCTGCACCCTCTCGCCGGAGCTCCGATGCTCAGCCACGTGCTTGCAACAGCGCGTGCGCTGGATGCCGAGCACATCGTCACTGTCGTGAGACACGAGCGCGATCGCGTCGCCGAGGTTGTGGTGAGCGAGTTGCCCACGAGTCTCGTCGTCGATCAAGACGAGACTCCGGGAACCGGTCGCGCCGTTGAGCAGGCGGTTGAGGCGCTTCCGAGTGACTTCGACGGTGATGTTCTCGTCATCAACGGCGACGTTCCGCTGCTGGATTCCACAACGCTGACGCAGCTGATCCAGAAGCATCGAACGGCCGTCGCCTCGGCGACTCTGCTCTCGGCTGTGCTCGAGGACGCCACAGGGTACGGGCGCATCATTCGCGAGAAGGACGGCTCTCTCGACCGCATCGTCGAGCAGAAGGATGCCTCTGCTGCAGAGCTTGCGGTCACCGAGATCAACGCGGGCGTCTACGTTTTCGCCGCGCCGGCGCTGCGTCGCGAGCTCATGAAGCTCACGACAGACAACGCGCAGGCAGAGAAGTACATCACCGATGTCGTCGAGCACCTGCGCGCGACCGGTGAAGCTGTTTCTGCAGTGCCTGTGTCGGAGCCGTGGGTGATCGAGGGTGTGAACGACCGCGTCCAACTGAGCGCCGCCGCCGCACGTCTGAACTCCTTGATCGTTCGCGGGTGGCAGCGCGAAGGCGTCACCGTGCACGATCCAGCATCAACGTGGATCGATATCAAGGCATCATTTGCGCCCGACGTGACGATCAAGCCAGGAACACAGGTGCTCGGAGCCACCATCGTCGCCGCGGGCGCAGAGATTGGCCCTGACACCACACTTGTCGATTGCGAAATCGGCGAGGATGCTGTCGTGAAGCGCACAGATGCGACCCTCGCCGTGATCGGTGCGGGCGCGGTCGTCGGACCGTTCTCGTACCTTCGCGCGGGAACCATCCTCGGTGAGAATGGCAAAATCGGCGCCTTCGTTGAGACGAAGAACGCGAACATCGGCGTTGGAAGCAAAGTGCCGCATCTCTCGTATGTCGGCGATGCAACGGTGGGCGAAGGTGCAAATATCGGCGCGGGCACGATCTTCGCCAACTACGACGGGGTAAACAAGCACTCCTCCGTGATCGGATCGCACGTTCGCACCGGATCGCACAATGTCTTCGTCGCGCCGATTACCATTGGTGACGGTGCCTACACAGGCGCCGGAACTGTTGTGCGCAAGAGCGTTCCTGCCGGGGCCCTCGCCATCAACGTGGCGCCCCAGCGGAATATGGACGGCTGGACAACGGCCAACCGCCCCGGGACGGCAGCCGCAGATGCTGCGGCCGCCGCGGAACCCGAAGAGTAA
- a CDS encoding ribose-phosphate diphosphokinase, which yields MSGIKASGQKRLVLVSGRAHPELAASIASELGSELVPTDARTFANGEIYARFDESVRGCDAFVIQSHSTPINEWLMEQLIMVDALKRASAKRITVVAPFYPYARQDKKGRGREPISARLIADLFKTAGADRIMSVDLHAAQIQGFFDGPVDHLFAMPVLLEYFKKRLDPSELTVVSPDMGRVRVADNWSDKLGAPLAIIHKRRDPLVPNQVSVHEIVGDVKGRVCLLVDDLIDTGRTIVKAAEALKENGATGVVVASTHAVFSDPAAEILQSSSIDKVVVTDTLPLTADQKFEKLEVLSIAPLLARAIREVFEDGSVTSLFDGAA from the coding sequence GTGTCAGGAATCAAAGCTTCGGGGCAGAAAAGGCTCGTACTCGTCTCCGGGCGAGCGCATCCGGAACTCGCAGCAAGCATTGCCTCAGAACTCGGATCCGAGCTGGTTCCGACAGACGCCCGCACGTTCGCGAACGGCGAGATCTATGCGCGCTTCGACGAGAGCGTGCGCGGCTGCGACGCCTTCGTCATCCAGTCGCACTCGACGCCCATCAATGAGTGGCTCATGGAGCAGCTCATTATGGTCGATGCGCTGAAGCGGGCATCAGCCAAGCGCATCACCGTCGTTGCTCCCTTCTACCCGTATGCACGTCAAGATAAGAAGGGGCGCGGGCGCGAGCCGATCTCAGCTCGTCTCATCGCCGACCTGTTCAAGACCGCCGGTGCCGACCGCATCATGTCCGTCGATCTGCACGCCGCGCAGATTCAGGGCTTTTTCGATGGCCCTGTCGACCACCTCTTCGCCATGCCCGTGCTTCTCGAATACTTCAAGAAGCGTCTCGACCCTTCAGAACTCACTGTCGTGTCGCCAGATATGGGCCGCGTCCGCGTCGCAGACAACTGGAGTGACAAGCTCGGCGCCCCGCTTGCGATCATCCACAAGCGCCGCGATCCGCTCGTTCCGAACCAGGTATCGGTGCACGAGATCGTCGGTGATGTGAAGGGCCGCGTGTGCCTCCTCGTTGACGACCTCATCGACACGGGCCGCACGATCGTGAAGGCAGCGGAGGCTCTCAAAGAGAACGGCGCTACCGGAGTCGTCGTCGCCTCGACACATGCCGTGTTCAGCGACCCTGCCGCCGAAATTCTGCAGTCGTCGTCGATTGACAAGGTTGTCGTCACCGACACGCTTCCGCTGACGGCCGACCAGAAGTTCGAGAAGCTCGAGGTGCTCTCCATCGCCCCGCTGCTTGCACGCGCCATCCGCGAGGTGTTTGAAGACGGTTCGGTGACGAGCCTCTTTGACGGCGCTGCCTGA
- the gndA gene encoding NADP-dependent phosphogluconate dehydrogenase: protein MADTAQANIGVIGMAVMGSNLARNLASREGNSVAIYNRSPEKTRAVTSEFPDAGFIASESIEDFVASLSTPRTAIIMVKAGAGTDAVIDQLTEHFEPGDIIVDGGNALFTDTIRREKAVRETGINFVGAGISGGEEGALLGPSIMPGGSAEAWETLGPILKSIAAVAEGEPCVTHVGTDGAGHFVKMVHNGIEYADMQLIAEAYDLIRRGTGKSPAEIADIFAEWNTGELESYLIEITAEVLRQVDADTDKPLVDVILDQAGAKGTGAWTVQTALDLGIPVSGIAEAVFARSLSSKPAQRAASSDLPGPSSAWQVQDADAFIEDVRQALYASKIIAYSQGFDEIVAGAEQYGWDIKKGEIAKIWRGGCIIRARFLNRITEAYDENPDLVALVTAPFFTNIVAEAQDSWRRIVAGAAQSGIPAPAFSSSLSYYDGLRADRLPAALVQGQRDFFGAHTYKRVDKDGTFHTLWSGDRTEVNAEDTH from the coding sequence ATGGCGGACACCGCACAAGCCAACATCGGCGTCATCGGAATGGCGGTGATGGGCTCCAACCTGGCCCGCAACCTCGCGAGCCGCGAAGGCAATTCCGTTGCGATTTACAACCGCTCACCCGAGAAGACCCGCGCGGTCACCTCGGAGTTTCCCGACGCCGGCTTCATCGCGTCGGAGTCGATCGAAGACTTCGTTGCGTCGCTGTCGACTCCCCGCACCGCAATCATCATGGTCAAGGCAGGCGCGGGCACGGATGCTGTCATCGACCAGCTCACCGAGCACTTCGAGCCGGGCGACATCATCGTCGATGGCGGCAACGCCCTGTTCACCGACACGATTCGCCGCGAGAAGGCAGTGCGCGAGACCGGCATCAACTTTGTCGGCGCCGGCATCTCCGGTGGCGAAGAGGGCGCGCTGCTCGGGCCGAGCATCATGCCTGGCGGCTCCGCCGAGGCGTGGGAGACTCTGGGGCCGATCCTGAAGTCGATCGCCGCTGTCGCCGAGGGCGAGCCGTGCGTCACCCACGTGGGAACCGACGGCGCGGGCCACTTCGTCAAGATGGTGCACAACGGCATCGAGTACGCCGACATGCAGCTGATCGCCGAGGCCTACGACCTCATCCGACGCGGCACGGGCAAGTCACCAGCCGAGATCGCCGACATCTTCGCCGAGTGGAACACCGGCGAGCTCGAGAGCTACCTCATCGAGATCACCGCCGAGGTGCTTCGTCAGGTTGACGCCGACACCGACAAGCCGCTCGTCGACGTCATTCTCGACCAGGCGGGAGCCAAGGGAACAGGCGCGTGGACCGTGCAGACCGCCCTCGACCTCGGCATCCCCGTCTCGGGAATCGCCGAAGCCGTCTTCGCCCGCTCGCTGTCGTCGAAGCCGGCGCAGCGAGCCGCGTCATCCGACCTTCCTGGCCCGTCATCGGCGTGGCAGGTTCAGGACGCCGATGCATTCATTGAAGATGTGCGCCAGGCGCTCTATGCATCGAAGATCATCGCCTACTCGCAGGGCTTCGACGAGATCGTCGCTGGAGCCGAGCAGTACGGCTGGGACATCAAGAAGGGCGAGATCGCGAAGATCTGGCGCGGCGGCTGCATCATCCGCGCACGCTTCCTGAACCGCATCACGGAAGCCTACGACGAGAACCCCGACCTCGTCGCCCTCGTGACGGCGCCGTTCTTCACGAACATCGTCGCTGAGGCGCAGGACTCATGGCGTCGCATTGTTGCCGGCGCGGCTCAGTCGGGAATCCCAGCTCCGGCATTCTCGTCATCGCTCTCGTACTACGACGGCCTGCGTGCCGACCGCCTACCCGCTGCGCTCGTGCAGGGCCAGCGCGACTTCTTCGGTGCGCATACCTACAAGCGCGTCGACAAAGACGGCACGTTCCACACGCTCTGGTCGGGCGACCGCACCGAGGTGAATGCCGAAGACACGCACTAG
- a CDS encoding mannitol dehydrogenase family protein — translation MTTSSPLTREAAFGTTIAAPPRIVHIGLGAFHRAHQAWYTAHAVDAAEWGIAAFTGRSPTAADELAGQGGVYTLIERAAADDTAEIIPSIVETHDGANLARLRELFAAPETAVVTLTVTETAYRVAADGSPNITDPAVNRDIDALRSGTDPETVLGRLIAGLAARKAADAGGIAVVSCDNIPDNGALVRSGTLGLAERIDADLREWIAAHVSFVSTSVDRITPRTTDADRNTAEQLTGFADASPVVTEPFSDWVLSGGFPAGRPAWETAGVRFVDDIEPFERRKLWLLNGAHSLLAYAGLLRGHHTVAEAMADTECRAWVRELWDEDVRHLPASLDLDAYRAQLEERFDNARIAHHLAQIGMEGSTKLAVRIAPVVAAERAEGRSGAASIRALAAWIALQLDGLDIHDANARGIAEARRSPNPVRALLAVVDGDLARDADVVAAVTLAKDRLRPADAHAVV, via the coding sequence ATGACGACGTCTTCCCCGTTGACCCGCGAGGCAGCGTTCGGCACGACGATCGCGGCACCACCGCGCATCGTGCACATCGGTCTCGGCGCGTTTCACCGTGCGCATCAAGCCTGGTACACGGCACACGCTGTCGATGCGGCGGAGTGGGGCATCGCCGCGTTCACGGGGCGAAGCCCCACGGCCGCAGACGAACTCGCCGGGCAGGGCGGCGTCTACACGCTCATCGAGCGCGCAGCCGCCGACGACACCGCCGAGATCATCCCCAGCATCGTTGAGACGCACGACGGAGCAAACCTCGCGCGGCTCCGCGAACTGTTCGCGGCGCCCGAGACAGCTGTCGTCACGTTGACGGTCACCGAGACCGCCTACCGGGTCGCCGCGGACGGCTCGCCGAACATCACCGACCCGGCGGTCAACCGCGATATCGACGCTCTGCGCTCCGGCACAGACCCGGAGACCGTTCTCGGACGCCTCATCGCGGGCCTTGCCGCCCGCAAGGCAGCGGATGCCGGGGGCATCGCCGTCGTGTCGTGCGACAACATTCCTGACAATGGTGCGCTTGTGCGCTCAGGAACTCTCGGTTTGGCCGAGCGCATCGACGCCGACTTGCGCGAGTGGATCGCCGCTCACGTCTCGTTTGTGTCGACGTCTGTCGATCGCATCACCCCACGAACGACGGATGCTGACAGGAACACCGCCGAGCAGCTGACGGGCTTTGCCGATGCGTCCCCCGTCGTCACCGAGCCGTTCTCCGACTGGGTGTTGAGCGGCGGCTTTCCCGCAGGACGACCAGCGTGGGAGACCGCAGGGGTACGTTTCGTCGACGACATCGAACCGTTCGAACGTCGAAAGCTCTGGCTCCTCAACGGTGCCCACAGCCTCCTCGCCTACGCGGGCCTCCTCCGGGGGCACCACACCGTCGCCGAGGCCATGGCCGACACCGAGTGCCGCGCCTGGGTGCGCGAGCTCTGGGATGAAGATGTGCGCCATCTGCCGGCATCCCTCGATCTCGACGCGTATCGGGCACAGCTCGAGGAGCGGTTCGACAATGCGCGCATCGCGCACCACCTCGCACAGATCGGCATGGAGGGGTCAACAAAGCTCGCCGTGCGCATCGCGCCGGTCGTTGCGGCAGAACGTGCGGAAGGCCGTTCAGGCGCAGCATCCATTCGGGCTCTTGCTGCGTGGATCGCGCTGCAGCTTGACGGTCTCGATATTCACGATGCGAATGCGAGGGGAATCGCCGAGGCACGTCGCTCGCCGAACCCCGTGAGGGCGCTGCTGGCCGTTGTCGACGGTGACCTCGCACGCGACGCTGACGTTGTCGCGGCTGTGACCCTGGCGAAGGATCGGCTGCGCCCGGCCGATGCGCACGCTGTGGTCTGA
- the uxaC gene encoding glucuronate isomerase: protein MELNSDPDRLFPVDPRTREIARGLYASVAELPIISPHGHVDPRMLLDDEPFQNPTELLLRYDHYVTRLLHASGLGLNELGVPDRSGTAPTAEPREAWRNFCANWHLFAGTASGYWFRHEFTELFGIAEQPDAANADRLYDTISDVLSRPSFRPRALFADFGIEVLATTDDPMDDLAAHAALAADPTFTGRVTPTFRPDAYVNPANPAFIGNVERLAAWNGTAVDDYAGYIAALEARRRHFVEHGAFSADHGVLQPLTLDLDADTAAALYARAVRGQLSADEAAVFQGHMLLESARMSVDDGLVMTIHPGVFRNHSEPTFDAFGADTGHDVPVRTEYVENLRPLLRRYGNVPDFHLVLFSVDETSYSREIAPLAGFYQSLYIGAPWWFLDAPDAVQRFRSAVTETAGFYRSSGFIDDTRAFLSIPARHDMARRLDSAFLARLVAEGRLDEPMAQKIAVDLVDALPRKVFKL, encoded by the coding sequence ATGGAGCTGAACTCCGACCCCGATCGCCTGTTTCCTGTCGACCCGCGAACCCGCGAAATCGCCAGAGGGCTCTACGCGAGCGTCGCCGAGCTGCCGATCATCTCGCCCCACGGCCATGTCGACCCGCGAATGCTTCTCGATGACGAGCCGTTTCAGAACCCGACCGAGCTGCTGCTGCGGTACGACCACTATGTGACGCGGCTTCTGCACGCTTCCGGCCTCGGTCTGAATGAACTGGGGGTTCCCGATCGCTCGGGCACTGCGCCGACGGCGGAGCCGCGAGAGGCATGGAGAAACTTCTGTGCCAACTGGCACCTGTTCGCGGGAACAGCATCCGGTTATTGGTTCCGACACGAGTTCACAGAGCTGTTTGGAATCGCTGAACAGCCGGATGCCGCGAACGCCGACCGCCTCTACGACACGATCTCCGACGTACTGTCGCGCCCGAGCTTTCGCCCCCGTGCGCTGTTCGCCGACTTCGGCATCGAAGTGCTCGCGACGACGGACGACCCAATGGACGACCTCGCCGCTCACGCCGCACTCGCCGCCGATCCCACGTTCACCGGCCGGGTCACACCGACGTTTCGCCCCGATGCATATGTGAACCCGGCAAACCCGGCGTTCATCGGCAATGTCGAGCGCCTCGCCGCGTGGAACGGGACTGCCGTCGATGACTACGCCGGCTACATCGCTGCCCTCGAGGCACGCCGCCGACACTTTGTGGAGCATGGAGCGTTCTCTGCGGACCACGGAGTTCTGCAGCCACTGACGCTCGACCTTGACGCCGACACGGCAGCCGCTCTGTACGCCCGAGCCGTCCGCGGCCAGCTCAGCGCCGATGAGGCAGCCGTGTTCCAGGGGCACATGCTGCTCGAGTCCGCCCGCATGTCCGTTGATGACGGCCTGGTGATGACCATTCACCCCGGTGTCTTCCGCAATCACAGCGAGCCGACGTTTGATGCGTTCGGCGCTGACACGGGCCACGATGTGCCCGTTCGCACCGAGTACGTCGAGAACCTGCGCCCGCTGCTGCGGCGCTACGGAAATGTCCCCGACTTTCACCTCGTGCTCTTCAGCGTCGACGAGACCTCATACTCTCGCGAGATTGCGCCGCTCGCCGGCTTCTACCAGAGCCTGTACATCGGGGCGCCCTGGTGGTTCCTCGACGCGCCAGACGCCGTGCAGCGCTTTCGCTCAGCCGTCACCGAGACCGCTGGCTTTTATCGCAGTTCAGGCTTCATCGACGACACGCGGGCGTTCCTGTCCATTCCAGCACGCCACGACATGGCCCGCCGGCTCGACTCCGCGTTTCTCGCTCGCCTTGTTGCCGAAGGCCGACTTGATGAGCCGATGGCACAGAAGATCGCCGTTGACCTTGTCGACGCACTCCCCCGAAAGGTATTCAAACTATGA
- a CDS encoding glycoside hydrolase family 3 protein yields the protein MVDLSRAPFSLSPDAIAWVESTLESMTLDEKLGQLFINLNTSFDEGYLDAVIAERKVGGIRFMGAPSATVQAHVRYAQSQAKVPLLVASNPEMGGAGSIDDGTLVTSHLGAGSSPDPDDAYRLGYVGGRETAALGCNWAFAPIVDIHRNWRNTVIGTRSFGDNADIVIERAKRYFDGLSESGSAAAMKHFPGDGIDERDQHVVTTYNTLGYDEWNDSYGRVYRELIEHGVQSIMIGHIGAPDLSRHFRPEMTDAEIKPATLAPELLQDLLRGELGFNGLILTDASMMVGMTQAMPRRDAVPAAIAAGCDMFLFFRDPAEDLAYLRAGIENGVVTEERLNEALLRVLGLKASLGLHETPRDELVPPVDALEVIGSDEHRGIAASVSERAVTLVKDTAGTLPLTPQTHRRIRLYGITGQSDFTGTDPSGYLDIAKEELERVGFDVHVFKNALQRQAEGEEGVYFHTVMADEASGDYAEKYDAALVFANVAGFAQEATVRIHWSTPMAAEIPWYVTEVPTVLVSLNQPNHLIDVPMVKTLVHAYTPSRESIRASIEKITGASEFTGTFNENVWCGDTWGTRL from the coding sequence ATGGTCGACCTGTCCCGCGCGCCGTTCTCTCTCTCACCCGACGCCATCGCGTGGGTGGAGAGCACCCTGGAGTCGATGACGCTCGATGAGAAGCTCGGCCAGCTGTTCATCAACCTCAACACCTCGTTCGACGAGGGCTACCTCGACGCGGTCATCGCCGAGCGCAAGGTTGGCGGCATCCGTTTCATGGGCGCCCCTTCTGCCACGGTGCAGGCGCACGTTCGCTACGCGCAGTCGCAAGCGAAGGTTCCGCTGCTCGTGGCATCGAACCCCGAGATGGGCGGCGCGGGAAGCATCGACGACGGCACACTCGTCACATCGCACCTCGGCGCCGGCTCAAGCCCCGACCCAGACGACGCTTATCGGCTCGGGTACGTCGGAGGTCGCGAGACCGCGGCGCTCGGCTGCAACTGGGCGTTTGCCCCCATCGTCGATATTCATCGCAACTGGCGCAACACGGTGATTGGCACACGCTCATTCGGCGACAACGCCGACATCGTGATCGAGCGCGCCAAGCGGTACTTTGACGGTCTGAGCGAGTCTGGTTCCGCAGCGGCGATGAAGCACTTCCCCGGTGACGGCATCGACGAGCGCGACCAGCACGTTGTCACCACGTACAACACGCTGGGCTACGACGAGTGGAACGACAGTTACGGCCGCGTGTACCGCGAGCTCATCGAGCACGGCGTGCAGTCGATCATGATCGGTCACATCGGCGCCCCTGACCTGTCTCGGCACTTCAGACCCGAGATGACGGATGCCGAGATCAAGCCGGCGACTCTCGCCCCCGAGCTTCTGCAGGATCTTCTGCGCGGCGAGCTCGGGTTCAACGGTCTGATTCTGACCGATGCGTCGATGATGGTCGGCATGACACAGGCGATGCCGCGCCGAGACGCCGTTCCCGCCGCCATCGCAGCCGGCTGCGACATGTTCCTGTTCTTCCGTGACCCGGCAGAAGACCTCGCCTACCTGCGTGCGGGCATTGAGAACGGCGTCGTCACGGAAGAACGCCTGAACGAGGCGCTGCTCCGCGTGCTGGGGCTCAAGGCATCGCTCGGCCTGCACGAGACGCCACGCGACGAGCTCGTTCCCCCGGTCGACGCCCTCGAGGTGATCGGAAGCGACGAGCATCGCGGCATCGCGGCATCCGTCTCAGAACGTGCCGTGACGCTGGTGAAAGACACGGCGGGCACGCTGCCGCTGACCCCGCAGACCCACCGCCGCATCCGGCTGTATGGAATTACGGGGCAGTCAGACTTCACGGGAACTGACCCGAGCGGCTATCTCGACATCGCGAAAGAAGAGCTCGAGCGCGTTGGCTTCGACGTGCACGTGTTCAAGAACGCGCTGCAGCGGCAGGCCGAAGGCGAAGAGGGCGTGTATTTTCACACGGTCATGGCCGACGAGGCCTCCGGTGACTATGCCGAGAAATACGACGCCGCTCTCGTGTTCGCGAACGTCGCCGGTTTTGCCCAGGAGGCAACGGTGCGCATTCACTGGTCGACGCCGATGGCAGCCGAGATCCCCTGGTACGTCACCGAGGTTCCCACGGTTCTCGTGTCGCTCAACCAGCCGAACCACCTGATCGACGTGCCGATGGTGAAAACGCTCGTGCACGCGTACACACCGAGTCGCGAGTCGATCAGAGCCTCGATCGAGAAGATCACGGGCGCGTCCGAGTTCACCGGCACGTTCAACGAGAACGTCTGGTGCGGCGATACCTGGGGAACCCGACTCTGA